In Limnohabitans sp. INBF002, one genomic interval encodes:
- a CDS encoding SAM-dependent methyltransferase, with protein sequence MNSPQLSNDPGQQALYTLIQRSIANAGGWLGFDRFMALALYAPGMGYYANSLRKFGLTPESGSDFATAPEMSKHFGRTLAHQVAEALQVTGTDEVWEFGAGSGALALQLLDNLGDRVKRYTIVDLSGSLRARQQETLKAHAHQVQWVDALPEQLSGVVVGNEVLDAMPVQLLVRKSGVWHERGVVWNADALSQSQAGVSPSDSEASANAASASPLQWEDRVTDLRPPMEVPGEHDYLTEIHSQAEAFVATLADRFKAGEVATGKGGAAFLIDYGFPESEYFHPQRSMGTLMCHQLHKSDTDPLVDVGRKDITAHVNFTGVALAAQDAGLNVLGYTSQAHFLINCGLLPPLVDAPMDEKSMAQKLITEHEMGELFKVVALGTTEWEPMGFAQGDRTYAL encoded by the coding sequence ATGAATTCCCCTCAATTATCCAACGACCCGGGCCAGCAGGCTTTGTACACCCTGATTCAGCGCAGTATTGCCAATGCGGGCGGCTGGCTGGGCTTTGACCGCTTCATGGCGCTGGCCCTGTACGCCCCCGGCATGGGCTACTACGCCAACAGTCTGCGTAAATTTGGCCTCACGCCGGAGAGTGGCAGCGACTTTGCCACCGCTCCCGAAATGTCCAAGCACTTTGGGCGCACGCTGGCCCACCAAGTGGCCGAAGCCTTGCAAGTCACGGGCACCGACGAGGTGTGGGAGTTTGGCGCAGGTTCTGGCGCCTTGGCCCTGCAGCTGCTGGATAACTTGGGTGATCGCGTGAAGCGCTACACCATCGTTGATTTGTCGGGCAGCCTGCGCGCGCGCCAACAAGAGACCCTCAAAGCCCATGCGCATCAAGTGCAATGGGTTGATGCGCTGCCCGAACAACTCAGCGGCGTGGTGGTGGGCAACGAGGTGCTAGACGCCATGCCCGTGCAACTGCTGGTGCGTAAAAGCGGTGTATGGCACGAGCGTGGCGTGGTGTGGAACGCAGACGCGTTGAGCCAGAGCCAAGCGGGCGTGTCCCCGTCGGACAGCGAAGCTTCTGCCAACGCGGCCAGTGCTTCGCCGTTGCAATGGGAAGACCGCGTGACCGATTTGCGTCCACCCATGGAAGTGCCAGGCGAGCACGATTACTTGACCGAAATTCACAGCCAAGCCGAGGCCTTTGTGGCCACCTTGGCCGACCGTTTCAAAGCGGGCGAAGTAGCCACAGGCAAGGGCGGCGCAGCGTTCCTCATCGACTACGGCTTTCCCGAGAGCGAATACTTCCACCCCCAACGCAGCATGGGCACGTTGATGTGCCACCAGCTGCACAAGTCAGACACAGACCCGCTGGTGGATGTGGGCCGTAAAGACATTACTGCACATGTGAACTTCACTGGCGTGGCGCTGGCCGCGCAAGACGCAGGCCTGAACGTGTTGGGCTACACCAGCCAAGCGCATTTTTTGATCAACTGTGGCTTGTTGCCCCCGTTGGTGGATGCGCCGATGGACGAAAAGAGCATGGCCCAAAAACTCATCACCGAGCACGAAATGGGCGAGCTGTTCAAAGTGGTGGCCTTGGGCACCACCGAGTGGGAGCCCATGGGCTTTGCGCAAGGTGACCGCACCTACGCGCTGTAA
- a CDS encoding sialidase family protein: MKTPTRLGLVLLLAVALGDAALRVSSPSGVMPVAVVPHAATELQACADYRVVREGLLPMPEGVPAAHASSLVAFPETHPLHAQKALAAFWFAGTRESGADVQIASSTFDPARQAWDAPQWVVNRHTVGKDLGIQIRRIGNPVAWADARGRLHLFVVATGLGGWAASRVVHLTEQAPMQFKVVRTLPLTALVPAFNTSTLVRTVPLPLRDGGAVLPLYFEIGIKYGVAVRLSPEGEMQSITRITQRRDVLQPTFVAHSPTHWSAFMRDYSPTEMVAHSETLDAGAHWQDVGNLSLSNPGASIAALRLSSGGLMLAHNPAGRGREVLLLSMSANQPLSWTTRTLIDGVKADEYSYPTLVEVAQGSTLQGLPPDVWLSYTHMRKAIAFKQLRSNCSPRLARSQP, translated from the coding sequence ATGAAGACACCCACACGCCTTGGCCTTGTATTGCTGCTTGCTGTGGCCTTGGGCGATGCCGCTTTGCGCGTGTCATCGCCATCCGGTGTGATGCCTGTGGCGGTGGTTCCCCATGCCGCCACCGAACTTCAAGCCTGCGCCGACTACCGTGTGGTGCGCGAAGGCCTTCTCCCGATGCCCGAAGGGGTGCCTGCGGCACATGCCAGCAGTTTGGTCGCGTTTCCCGAAACACACCCGTTGCACGCGCAAAAAGCATTGGCTGCTTTTTGGTTTGCTGGTACCCGCGAGAGCGGTGCCGATGTGCAAATTGCGTCGTCTACTTTTGACCCAGCGCGTCAGGCTTGGGACGCGCCGCAGTGGGTGGTGAACCGTCACACCGTGGGCAAGGACTTGGGCATTCAAATTCGCCGCATTGGCAACCCCGTGGCTTGGGCTGATGCACGAGGCCGCTTGCACTTGTTTGTGGTGGCCACGGGCTTGGGTGGCTGGGCCGCCTCGCGCGTGGTGCATTTGACCGAGCAGGCGCCCATGCAGTTCAAGGTGGTGCGCACCTTGCCGCTCACGGCCCTGGTGCCCGCGTTCAACACCAGCACGCTGGTGCGTACGGTGCCCCTGCCTTTGCGCGATGGCGGTGCGGTGTTGCCTTTGTATTTTGAAATTGGCATCAAGTACGGCGTGGCCGTGCGTTTGAGTCCTGAGGGGGAGATGCAAAGCATCACCCGCATCACCCAACGCCGCGATGTGTTGCAGCCCACGTTTGTGGCGCATTCGCCCACGCATTGGTCGGCCTTCATGCGTGACTACAGCCCCACCGAAATGGTGGCCCATTCTGAAACCTTGGATGCCGGCGCGCATTGGCAAGACGTGGGCAATTTGTCGTTGTCAAACCCTGGCGCATCTATTGCCGCTTTGCGTCTGTCGTCGGGCGGTTTGATGCTGGCGCACAACCCTGCGGGCCGTGGCCGTGAGGTGTTGTTGCTCAGCATGTCGGCCAATCAGCCGCTGTCGTGGACCACGCGCACCTTGATTGACGGTGTGAAAGCAGACGAATACTCATACCCCACGTTGGTTGAAGTGGCGCAAGGATCGACGCTTCAAGGCCTCCCGCCTGATGTGTGGTTGAGCTACACCCACATGCGCAAGGCCATTGCCTTCAAGCAGCTGCGTTCCAATTGTTCGCCCCGCCTCGCAAGGAGCCAACCATGA
- a CDS encoding GtrA family protein, producing MTTHTSAEPNTSFAQTLLTRWRYIKFGLVGASGTVVNLAVLYVCQEFLLASITSGEQRLYASLAIAIFLATVNNFAWNRLWTWRDRHAEFHGGIGTQFVRYGLASWLGTSVQYILTLWLAQHVHYLLGNVLAIVLASVINYFANDWWTFKGNPREVSDDERTQRYQSITLGLLVLAVLVYMFDLGGENIPRNGDELVYTHIAFKTWLQAHATGAWLPLASELDHMRNTKPPLLFWQAMVVPWLGLEWKLLWLRTPSLLYTVANTALVVWAARALATDWLRHKTEPTPFPKVLNANTLGLMAGLIFLGCFSTYRYGRPYLTSAIETFWMNLPFWWLLCQVLRARSQGGQGDNFKPSLSLFAVAGLSWGMVALYKSFVLIAPLAATLFVSLCWLNHTAWRAWFLRVALSTAFALGLFALWFVVDPDPMGVWREFVVGENWGKVSAGGPSYLRTAFVGGFSVWVQALGLLQNGAMLGPLIMGVAIWGLFQMRPAWRARLSGVVQPQAVLWIYVLLLSVFFMVPSQRSARYLIPLMPVMSVLCAIWLWRLPQWAQRTAMGLGTVFSLLGLGFLGLFLWAGWRIDLYPLWGRLGLLLILALQVLALLRLFGTLFSRASAPTLQASWIWLFGLVLSLFAWFGMLSAPLHTAANTYSAEVVAQVQSAKLATPSNFNGDFERWRFLIPGLGKITPYMDHEPNEDADIAQRLKNFDAVVVHRYWNDAAPDCEKANCQILAQRIGLRGRHPAGEINLKSLQTPERVMFWREYLLVKKP from the coding sequence ATGACCACACACACCTCCGCCGAGCCCAACACCTCCTTCGCGCAAACCTTATTGACGCGTTGGCGCTACATCAAATTTGGCTTGGTTGGGGCCAGCGGCACGGTGGTGAATTTGGCGGTGTTGTATGTGTGCCAAGAGTTTTTATTGGCGTCCATCACCTCGGGCGAGCAGCGCTTATATGCCTCGTTGGCCATCGCTATTTTTCTGGCTACGGTCAACAACTTTGCATGGAACCGTTTGTGGACATGGCGTGACCGCCACGCCGAGTTTCATGGCGGCATCGGCACGCAGTTTGTGCGTTACGGATTAGCCTCGTGGCTGGGCACCAGCGTGCAATACATCTTGACACTGTGGCTCGCCCAACATGTGCATTACTTGCTGGGCAACGTGCTGGCCATTGTGCTGGCCAGTGTCATCAACTACTTTGCCAACGACTGGTGGACCTTCAAAGGTAACCCACGCGAAGTGTCGGACGACGAACGCACCCAGCGCTACCAAAGCATCACGCTCGGCTTGTTGGTGCTGGCCGTGTTGGTTTATATGTTTGACCTGGGCGGTGAAAACATCCCGCGCAACGGCGACGAGTTGGTCTACACCCACATTGCGTTCAAAACTTGGCTGCAAGCGCACGCCACCGGCGCGTGGCTGCCACTCGCCTCTGAACTCGACCACATGCGCAACACCAAGCCCCCGCTGCTGTTTTGGCAAGCCATGGTCGTGCCGTGGCTGGGCCTTGAGTGGAAATTGCTGTGGCTGCGTACCCCCAGCTTGCTCTACACCGTGGCCAACACCGCCTTGGTGGTGTGGGCGGCACGTGCCTTGGCGACCGACTGGCTGCGCCACAAAACCGAACCAACCCCGTTCCCTAAAGTGCTCAACGCCAACACCTTGGGCTTGATGGCGGGCTTGATTTTCTTGGGCTGCTTCAGTACCTACCGCTACGGCCGCCCCTACCTGACCAGCGCGATTGAAACCTTCTGGATGAACCTGCCGTTTTGGTGGCTGCTGTGCCAAGTGCTGCGCGCGCGCAGCCAAGGCGGGCAAGGCGACAACTTCAAACCTTCGCTCAGCCTGTTTGCTGTGGCAGGCCTCAGCTGGGGCATGGTGGCTTTGTACAAATCGTTTGTGCTGATTGCCCCGCTGGCGGCCACGCTGTTCGTCAGTCTGTGCTGGCTCAACCACACGGCTTGGCGTGCATGGTTTTTGCGCGTGGCGCTGAGCACCGCATTTGCATTGGGCTTGTTTGCCTTGTGGTTTGTGGTCGACCCCGACCCCATGGGCGTGTGGCGCGAGTTTGTGGTGGGTGAGAACTGGGGCAAAGTCAGTGCTGGCGGCCCCAGCTATTTACGCACGGCCTTTGTCGGCGGCTTTAGCGTTTGGGTACAGGCTCTAGGCTTGTTGCAAAACGGCGCCATGCTTGGGCCACTCATCATGGGGGTGGCAATATGGGGCCTGTTCCAAATGCGCCCCGCTTGGCGCGCACGCTTGAGCGGCGTGGTGCAACCGCAAGCGGTGCTGTGGATCTATGTGTTATTGCTGAGCGTGTTCTTCATGGTGCCCAGCCAGCGTTCGGCACGTTACCTGATCCCCCTCATGCCCGTGATGAGCGTGTTGTGCGCCATCTGGCTGTGGCGCTTGCCGCAGTGGGCGCAGCGCACGGCCATGGGTTTGGGTACCGTGTTCAGTTTGCTGGGGCTGGGTTTCTTGGGCCTGTTCTTGTGGGCCGGTTGGCGCATTGACCTCTACCCACTGTGGGGACGCTTGGGTCTGTTGCTGATTCTGGCTTTGCAGGTGCTGGCCTTGCTGCGCTTGTTTGGCACCTTGTTCTCACGCGCAAGCGCGCCCACGTTGCAAGCCAGTTGGATTTGGCTGTTTGGCTTGGTTCTCAGCTTGTTCGCATGGTTTGGCATGCTCAGTGCGCCGTTGCACACAGCCGCCAACACCTACTCTGCCGAGGTGGTTGCCCAAGTGCAGAGCGCAAAGCTCGCGACGCCCAGCAACTTCAATGGTGACTTTGAGCGTTGGCGCTTTTTGATTCCCGGCTTGGGCAAGATCACGCCCTACATGGACCATGAGCCCAATGAAGACGCAGACATCGCCCAACGCCTGAAAAACTTTGATGCGGTGGTGGTACACCGCTACTGGAATGATGCGGCGCCAGATTGCGAAAAAGCCAATTGCCAAATTTTGGCGCAACGCATTGGACTGCGTGGCCGCCACCCTGCAGGTGAAATCAACCTCAAGAGTTTGCAAACACCAGAGCGTGTGATGTTTTGGCGTGAATACCTGTTGGTGAAAAAGCCTTAA
- the tal gene encoding transaldolase codes for MNQLDALKQFTTVVADTGDFKQLAQFQPQDATTNPSLILKAVQKPEYLPLLKDTVAAHGNEPMDAQIDRLLVRFGCEILATIPGRVSTEVDARLSFDTAATVARAKRIMALYEAQGVKRERVLIKIASTWEGIQAAAELEREGIRTNLTLLFSFAQAVACGDAKVQLISPFVGRIYDWYKKSAGTAWVEADNANANDPGVKSVRAIYNHYKRHGIKTEVMGASFRNVGQITALAGCDLLTIAPELLAQLGASNEPLVQALSASAAMQLDLPEVHHTEASFRFAMNEDAMATEKLAEGIRAFCVDAVKLEALMH; via the coding sequence ATGAACCAACTCGACGCCCTCAAGCAATTCACCACCGTCGTGGCTGACACTGGCGACTTCAAGCAACTCGCTCAGTTCCAACCGCAAGACGCCACCACCAACCCATCGCTGATTTTGAAAGCGGTGCAAAAACCAGAATACCTACCTTTGCTCAAAGACACCGTGGCCGCCCACGGCAACGAGCCCATGGACGCGCAAATTGACCGCTTGCTGGTGCGCTTTGGTTGCGAAATTTTGGCCACCATTCCCGGCCGCGTGTCCACCGAAGTGGATGCTCGCTTGAGCTTTGACACGGCAGCGACTGTGGCCCGTGCCAAACGCATCATGGCTTTGTACGAAGCGCAAGGCGTGAAGCGCGAGCGCGTGCTCATCAAAATCGCGTCCACGTGGGAGGGCATTCAAGCCGCTGCCGAGTTGGAGCGCGAAGGCATTCGCACCAACCTGACCCTGCTGTTTTCATTCGCCCAAGCTGTGGCGTGTGGTGATGCCAAGGTGCAACTCATTTCCCCGTTTGTGGGCCGCATTTACGACTGGTACAAAAAGTCGGCGGGAACTGCGTGGGTCGAGGCCGACAACGCCAATGCCAACGACCCCGGCGTGAAGTCGGTGCGCGCCATTTACAACCACTACAAACGCCACGGCATCAAGACCGAGGTGATGGGTGCGAGCTTTCGCAACGTGGGCCAAATCACGGCCTTGGCGGGCTGCGATTTGTTGACCATCGCGCCTGAGTTGCTGGCGCAGTTGGGTGCATCCAATGAGCCGTTGGTGCAAGCTTTGAGCGCGTCAGCTGCGATGCAACTGGACTTGCCAGAGGTGCATCACACAGAAGCCTCGTTCCGCTTCGCCATGAACGAAGACGCGATGGCCACCGAGAAATTGGCTGAAGGCATTCGCGCTTTCTGTGTGGATGCGGTGAAGCTTGAAGCATTGATGCACTAA
- a CDS encoding multifunctional CCA addition/repair protein — protein MKTYLVGGAVRDALMGHAGSDRDWVVVGGTPEALVAQGYQPVGRDFPVFLHPNTHEEYALARTERKTARGYHGFAVHASPDVTLEEDLARRDLTINAIAQDEHGQRTDPYGGERDIAAKVLRHVTDAFREDPVRILRLARFAARFPDFTVAAETMTLMRDMVSDGEVDALVSERVWQELSRGLMGAKPSRMLQVLRECGALQRLLPEVDKLYGVPQRAEYHPEIDTGIHLEMVLDASARMNTSLEVRFACLCHDLGKGTTPADVLPRHIGHEQRSEKLTRALCTRWRVPVECKELAELVAREHGNIHQSLGFGAEAVLRLLVRCDALRRPERFLLALQACECDARGRLGKEDEAYAQGPRLALLLKAAQSVDSASVSALALQEGLKGPAVGARLDAARLAAISAALSV, from the coding sequence ATGAAAACCTACCTGGTCGGCGGTGCCGTGCGCGATGCCCTGATGGGCCACGCGGGATCAGACCGCGACTGGGTGGTGGTGGGCGGCACGCCCGAGGCGCTGGTGGCGCAAGGCTACCAACCCGTGGGCCGCGACTTTCCGGTGTTCTTGCACCCCAACACGCACGAGGAATACGCCCTCGCCCGCACCGAACGCAAAACCGCACGCGGCTATCACGGCTTTGCCGTGCATGCATCACCCGACGTGACGCTAGAAGAAGACCTGGCCCGACGTGACCTGACCATCAACGCCATCGCCCAAGACGAACACGGCCAACGCACCGACCCCTACGGCGGCGAGCGCGACATCGCCGCCAAAGTGCTACGCCATGTGACCGACGCCTTCCGCGAAGACCCCGTGCGCATCCTGCGCCTGGCCCGCTTTGCCGCACGCTTCCCCGACTTCACCGTAGCTGCTGAAACCATGACGCTCATGCGCGACATGGTGAGTGACGGCGAAGTCGACGCCTTGGTCAGCGAGCGCGTGTGGCAAGAGCTGTCACGCGGCCTGATGGGCGCCAAACCGTCACGCATGTTGCAAGTGCTGCGCGAATGCGGCGCCTTGCAACGCCTGCTGCCCGAAGTCGACAAACTTTACGGCGTGCCGCAACGCGCCGAATACCACCCTGAAATTGACACCGGCATTCACCTTGAGATGGTGCTGGACGCTTCTGCCCGAATGAACACCTCGCTAGAGGTGCGCTTCGCCTGCCTGTGCCACGACCTCGGCAAAGGCACCACACCTGCTGACGTGCTGCCCCGCCATATCGGTCACGAACAACGCAGCGAAAAACTCACCCGTGCGCTGTGCACCCGTTGGCGTGTGCCCGTGGAATGCAAAGAACTGGCCGAGCTGGTGGCGCGTGAACACGGCAACATCCATCAAAGCTTGGGCTTTGGTGCAGAGGCGGTATTGCGCTTGCTGGTGCGTTGCGATGCGCTGCGTAGGCCGGAACGGTTTTTATTGGCTTTGCAGGCCTGTGAATGTGATGCGCGTGGGCGATTGGGTAAAGAGGATGAGGCTTATGCGCAAGGGCCTCGCTTGGCGTTGTTGTTGAAAGCGGCTCAGTCGGTGGACAGCGCATCTGTCAGCGCGCTGGCTTTGCAAGAAGGTCTCAAGGGGCCGGCTGTGGGGGCGCGGTTGGATGCGGCGCGCTTGGCGGCTATTTCTGCTGCGCTTTCTGTCTAA
- a CDS encoding complex I NDUFA9 subunit family protein, giving the protein MQQTTVKKILVLGGSGFVGRHVCSRLSLQHHQITVPTRRLPARHIQMMPGVTVVQADVHDAKQLQALVHGHDVVINLIAILHGTEEEFTHAHVTLPTNLARACHAENVTRLIHVSALGADVHGPSMYQRSKARGELALLSAAEKAPLGLTLLRPSVIFGKDDQFINLFAKLQKVFPVMPLAGAHTRFQPVWVHDVAQAIVHCVNTSSTEGQVFELCGPDILTLTELVQLAGHWVGKQRPVISLPYAMGWLQALLMEFAPGPTLMSRDNLDSMKVNNIASGHAQGLHALGIAEPKSIKRLFVAGH; this is encoded by the coding sequence ATGCAACAAACCACAGTCAAGAAAATTTTGGTGCTGGGCGGCAGCGGCTTTGTGGGCCGTCATGTGTGCTCACGCCTGAGTCTGCAGCACCACCAAATCACCGTGCCAACGCGCCGCCTGCCTGCGCGTCACATCCAAATGATGCCGGGCGTCACCGTGGTGCAAGCCGATGTGCACGATGCCAAACAACTGCAAGCCTTGGTGCATGGCCATGATGTGGTCATCAACCTCATCGCCATCCTGCATGGCACAGAAGAAGAATTCACGCATGCCCATGTCACTTTGCCTACCAATTTGGCGCGCGCCTGTCATGCTGAAAACGTCACACGTCTGATTCACGTCAGCGCTTTGGGCGCAGATGTGCATGGACCGTCGATGTACCAACGCAGCAAAGCGCGCGGTGAATTGGCACTGTTGTCGGCCGCCGAAAAAGCGCCGTTGGGTTTGACGCTGCTGCGCCCCAGCGTCATCTTTGGCAAAGACGACCAGTTCATCAATCTGTTTGCCAAGCTGCAAAAAGTATTTCCAGTCATGCCACTGGCGGGCGCACACACACGCTTTCAGCCCGTGTGGGTGCATGACGTGGCGCAGGCCATCGTGCATTGTGTGAACACATCGAGCACCGAAGGCCAAGTGTTTGAGCTGTGCGGCCCCGACATCTTGACGCTGACCGAACTGGTGCAACTGGCTGGCCACTGGGTGGGCAAGCAACGCCCCGTCATCTCGCTGCCTTACGCCATGGGTTGGCTGCAAGCCCTGCTGATGGAGTTTGCGCCCGGCCCCACGCTGATGAGCCGCGACAACCTCGACTCGATGAAGGTCAACAACATCGCCAGCGGACATGCGCAAGGTTTGCATGCCTTGGGCATTGCGGAGCCCAAGTCGATCAAACGGTTGTTTGTGGCGGGTCATTGA
- a CDS encoding glycosyltransferase family 9 protein → MKISTQRAIDRWVGQALCALLSGWSKLLALLAPHARQHRNATPRILVILLSEMGSVVLAKAMFETLKAKHPGADLHVLQLKKNQGVMRLLGFVPEANLHSLDDSSLSTLLHDLWHTTRNLRALQLDGVMDCELFSRISALLSYACGARVRVGFTAHTQEGLYRGSFINAPVPYNTYQHISLQFVGLAKVMEAALQWTSAQLHDTTTRPLTRFVLPTIQHSLPQLPVDAAELQGFQDRLNADFASFMGNSKRVLLYVSGGALPIRAWPEDSYIALAKTLIANGCAVGVIGLPEDTPQAQRVLHAVNHPLCIGLTGYTRNLRELLMLFHNAELLVTNDGGPGHFASLTPIDVIAFFGPETGRLYGPISERATVLESGMACSPCLTAYNHRDSFCDGDNQCLKVITVAEVEKLVLHKLQLI, encoded by the coding sequence ATGAAAATTTCGACACAACGCGCAATCGATCGCTGGGTAGGCCAAGCGTTGTGCGCCCTGCTCTCTGGCTGGTCCAAACTCCTGGCGCTGCTGGCCCCCCATGCACGTCAGCATCGCAATGCCACGCCGCGAATTTTGGTGATTTTGTTGTCCGAAATGGGTTCGGTGGTGTTGGCCAAAGCCATGTTTGAAACCCTCAAAGCCAAGCACCCAGGTGCCGACCTGCATGTGTTGCAACTCAAGAAAAACCAAGGCGTGATGCGCTTGCTGGGCTTTGTGCCCGAAGCCAATTTGCACTCGCTGGACGACTCGTCACTCAGCACCTTGCTGCACGACCTGTGGCACACCACGCGCAACTTGCGCGCCTTGCAACTCGACGGCGTGATGGACTGTGAGCTGTTCTCGCGCATCAGCGCCTTGTTGAGCTACGCTTGCGGCGCCCGTGTGCGCGTGGGCTTCACGGCACACACACAAGAAGGCTTGTACCGCGGCAGCTTCATCAACGCGCCTGTGCCCTACAACACCTACCAACACATCAGCTTGCAGTTTGTCGGCTTGGCCAAGGTGATGGAAGCCGCTTTGCAGTGGACATCGGCTCAGTTGCACGACACCACCACACGCCCGCTCACCCGTTTTGTATTGCCAACCATTCAACACAGCCTGCCGCAGCTGCCGGTGGACGCGGCTGAGTTGCAAGGCTTTCAAGACCGTTTGAACGCCGACTTCGCCAGCTTCATGGGCAATTCCAAACGCGTGCTGTTGTACGTGAGCGGCGGCGCTTTGCCCATCCGCGCGTGGCCCGAAGACAGCTACATCGCACTGGCCAAAACGCTGATCGCCAACGGCTGTGCCGTGGGCGTGATTGGCCTGCCCGAAGACACCCCTCAAGCCCAACGCGTGCTGCACGCCGTCAACCACCCCCTGTGCATTGGCCTCACGGGCTACACGCGCAACCTGCGTGAGTTGCTGATGTTGTTTCACAACGCCGAGTTGTTGGTCACCAACGATGGCGGGCCTGGCCATTTCGCCAGCCTCACACCCATTGATGTGATTGCCTTCTTCGGCCCAGAAACGGGCCGCTTGTATGGCCCCATCAGCGAGCGTGCCACCGTGCTCGAATCGGGCATGGCCTGCTCGCCTTGCTTGACCGCCTATAACCACCGTGACAGCTTTTGTGACGGTGACAACCAGTGCCTCAAAGTCATCACCGTGGCTGAGGTCGAAAAACTGGTGTTGCACAAATTGCAGCTCATCTAA
- a CDS encoding DUF2905 domain-containing protein, translated as MTRWLIVVFLALLLINAVTPWLQKLGFGRLPGDIRFKLFGREIFIPLASTVILSLVCAGISKVL; from the coding sequence ATGACCCGCTGGCTGATCGTTGTTTTCTTGGCGTTGTTGCTGATCAACGCTGTCACGCCTTGGCTGCAAAAGCTGGGTTTTGGGCGCTTGCCTGGGGATATTCGGTTCAAGCTTTTTGGGCGTGAGATATTTATTCCGCTTGCGTCTACTGTCATCCTCAGCCTTGTATGTGCTGGGATTTCTAAGGTTTTGTAG
- a CDS encoding SDR family oxidoreductase, with product MRSWALITGGSVRLGREIGLAFARAGWNVACHYNRSDAEAHALCVELRALGVDALTVQGDLEDEASCQSIFDTTVAITGTALQCVVNNASLFVPDEGADFDEAQALAQIKVNLMAPMRFGKWLAALHAPAPELDASANEGTFNGHAKPSVIHVLDQKVFNLNPDYFSYTLSKLALERAVSLQAQSLAPTLRVNAVAPGLMYLSGPQTQDNFNRAAQANLLRQPINPADVANSVVFLAGNASITGTTVRVDNGQHLVPLARDVMFVVEELFKS from the coding sequence ATGCGCTCTTGGGCACTCATCACTGGCGGCAGCGTTCGCTTAGGCCGCGAAATCGGCCTCGCCTTTGCACGTGCGGGGTGGAATGTGGCCTGCCATTACAACCGCTCAGACGCCGAGGCCCATGCCCTGTGTGTCGAGCTGCGCGCCTTGGGCGTAGACGCCTTGACCGTGCAAGGTGACTTAGAAGACGAAGCCAGCTGCCAAAGCATTTTTGACACCACGGTGGCCATCACCGGCACGGCGCTGCAGTGCGTGGTGAACAACGCGTCGTTGTTTGTGCCGGATGAGGGCGCCGACTTTGACGAAGCACAGGCCTTGGCGCAAATCAAGGTGAACCTGATGGCGCCCATGCGCTTTGGCAAGTGGCTGGCGGCGTTGCACGCACCAGCTCCCGAATTAGATGCATCTGCCAACGAAGGCACATTCAACGGGCACGCCAAACCGAGCGTCATTCACGTGTTGGACCAAAAGGTGTTCAACCTCAACCCCGATTATTTTTCGTACACGCTCTCGAAGCTTGCGCTGGAGCGCGCAGTCAGCCTGCAAGCCCAGTCGCTCGCGCCCACCTTGCGCGTGAACGCTGTGGCCCCTGGCCTGATGTACTTGAGCGGGCCACAAACCCAAGATAACTTCAACCGTGCCGCGCAAGCCAACTTGCTGCGCCAACCCATCAACCCTGCCGACGTGGCCAACAGCGTGGTTTTTTTGGCGGGTAACGCCAGCATCACCGGCACCACGGTGCGCGTGGATAACGGGCAACATTTGGTACCACTCGCACGTGATGTGATGTTTGTGGTCGAGGAGCTTTTTAAATCATGA